In a single window of the Pyrococcus sp. NA2 genome:
- a CDS encoding kelch repeat-containing protein has protein sequence MKRGLLLTLFFLLILGIAGHWAWNSFGSKPDSMQVTNNIELTEIDHDVLIGLGNGFFVKVDNSTFMMSLKVLVKGERVEHRVYRLKDGKSELIGKLDVPFVVDVPALWIDNEVLLFGGMNPGNITLIPVVYAYNPENGSMKKFAEMPFRDYDQLSLLWDGSKAYLFVRFLNGNLSAYSFDPYAKKFQRLDLGFPEGFVFPGTSQYAAVWYKGKGYLVHGDRIAVFDPFSKSLVWAQVRLPDKYWARTAVATGKGIYIFGGFDDNVNFSRNIYLFVPENNILTRVGTLPYPLGQAPGGWDGRRIYIVGGRGPGPNKYIVIFTPKG, from the coding sequence ATGAAGCGTGGTTTGCTCTTGACTCTCTTTTTTCTTCTGATATTGGGAATAGCTGGACATTGGGCGTGGAATTCCTTCGGATCTAAACCGGATAGCATGCAAGTCACTAATAATATTGAACTCACAGAAATTGACCACGATGTTCTCATAGGACTTGGAAACGGGTTTTTTGTGAAGGTGGACAACTCGACCTTCATGATGAGTCTTAAGGTTTTGGTTAAGGGAGAGCGGGTTGAGCATAGGGTGTATCGGTTGAAGGATGGAAAGTCGGAGCTGATTGGAAAGCTCGACGTGCCCTTCGTGGTAGATGTGCCTGCTTTGTGGATAGACAATGAAGTGTTGCTCTTTGGAGGCATGAATCCCGGTAACATCACCCTAATCCCGGTCGTTTACGCTTATAACCCTGAAAACGGGAGCATGAAGAAATTCGCGGAGATGCCCTTTAGGGACTACGATCAGCTCTCCCTCCTCTGGGACGGCTCAAAGGCTTATCTCTTCGTTAGATTTCTAAATGGAAACCTCTCCGCCTATTCATTTGACCCCTATGCAAAGAAGTTCCAACGTCTCGATCTCGGTTTTCCAGAGGGTTTCGTCTTTCCGGGAACTTCACAGTATGCAGCAGTGTGGTACAAGGGTAAGGGATACCTCGTACACGGCGATAGGATAGCGGTCTTCGATCCTTTCTCGAAAAGCCTTGTCTGGGCACAGGTTAGGCTTCCCGACAAATACTGGGCCAGAACGGCGGTTGCGACTGGCAAGGGAATATACATCTTTGGTGGCTTTGACGACAACGTTAATTTCAGCCGTAACATCTACCTCTTCGTTCCCGAGAATAATATCCTAACAAGAGTTGGAACCCTTCCGTATCCTCTTGGGCAGGCTCCGGGAGGGTGGGACGGTCGGAGGATATACATAGTCGGTGGGAGAGGTCCGGGCCCCAACAAATACATCGTAATTTTCACGCCCAAGGGTTAG
- a CDS encoding ATP-binding protein — translation MREDLAKVLVEWQETWTPELVERDFDLSLIPDKPRKVVTFAGCRRVGKTYLMFQLINELSKKVPKEEIFYVNFEDERLEKKVETLTELIPTIEELYGRKERLYLFLDEIQNIPNWDSWVRRVHDSRKDVRLFLSGSSSKLSSREIPTSLRGRALTFEVFPLSFREFLRFKGFEMPEKLDFSSKKPVLLNLLREYVLYGGLPEVILTEDVRIKRLIVRDYFNTIIALDIVERYSIRNPEELRAFIRLLLNSEYVSLSKIAKTMKSMGYSISKSTLANYLRYLEECYFAFPLEVYSPKVKLRMQHPRKIYFIDTSFLTFLSVKFSENMGRLMENTVFIELLRRGKEVNYALGENWEADFVLPEEETLIQVSYDVSDEETLRREVNALRKASREFDFKNALLITWDSEGRIEEWRVTIEIVPLWKFLIGDYT, via the coding sequence ATGAGGGAAGATTTAGCCAAGGTTTTGGTGGAATGGCAGGAAACATGGACGCCCGAGCTCGTCGAGAGGGACTTTGACCTCTCCCTGATTCCGGATAAACCGAGAAAGGTTGTAACCTTCGCAGGTTGCCGGAGGGTCGGCAAAACCTACCTCATGTTCCAGCTCATCAACGAATTGTCAAAAAAGGTTCCGAAGGAGGAGATATTCTACGTCAACTTCGAGGACGAAAGGCTTGAAAAGAAGGTTGAAACCCTAACCGAGCTCATCCCAACGATAGAGGAGCTTTATGGAAGGAAAGAAAGGCTATACCTCTTTCTGGACGAAATACAGAACATTCCAAACTGGGATTCATGGGTGAGGAGAGTTCACGATTCGAGGAAGGATGTGAGACTCTTCCTGAGCGGTTCCTCCTCAAAGCTGTCAAGCAGAGAGATCCCGACATCACTCAGGGGCAGGGCGCTGACATTTGAAGTTTTTCCTCTGAGCTTCCGGGAGTTTCTTAGGTTCAAGGGTTTTGAAATGCCGGAGAAACTGGATTTCAGCTCGAAGAAGCCGGTTCTCCTTAACCTGTTGAGGGAGTACGTCCTTTACGGAGGCCTTCCCGAGGTTATTCTAACCGAAGACGTGAGGATTAAGAGGCTAATCGTCAGGGACTACTTCAACACGATAATAGCCCTCGATATTGTGGAGAGGTATTCAATCAGAAATCCTGAAGAGCTCAGGGCATTCATCAGGCTTCTCCTTAACTCTGAGTACGTAAGCCTAAGTAAAATCGCTAAGACGATGAAGAGCATGGGCTATTCAATATCCAAATCAACCCTCGCAAACTACCTGAGGTACCTTGAGGAGTGCTACTTTGCATTTCCCCTTGAGGTTTATTCCCCAAAGGTAAAGCTCAGAATGCAGCACCCCAGAAAGATATACTTCATTGACACATCGTTCCTGACGTTTTTGAGCGTAAAGTTCAGCGAGAACATGGGGAGACTTATGGAGAACACGGTTTTCATCGAGCTTCTCAGGCGTGGAAAGGAGGTTAACTATGCTCTCGGGGAGAACTGGGAGGCTGATTTCGTTCTACCAGAGGAAGAAACCCTCATACAGGTTAGCTACGATGTTAGTGATGAGGAAACGCTAAGGCGTGAGGTGAATGCGCTAAGGAAGGCATCAAGGGAATTCGACTTTAAAAATGCTTTGTTGATTACGTGGGATTCCGAAGGGAGGATAGAGGAGTGGAGAGTTACGATAGAGATCGTTCCATTGTGGAAATTCCTGATTGGGGATTATACTTGA
- a CDS encoding ATP-binding protein — translation MPPFVDRREEFKALKERLTSNNFELIVIYGRRRVGKTRLVLEAVKDLPHVYYLAVEGDNLRHFRETAERVFPEVRYSREDWEGTLHALRGKIIVIDEFPNLIKENPQILSLLQRVIDLDLSNSNTKIVLLGSSVSMMTEKVLSYKSPLYGRRTGSMKLKPMNFFSLKEFFPKASWEELVEIYGMTDGIPFYITQVKLPFWKWLEEELSSPVSFFRDEVDFLLKYEFSEVSTYKRILEAIALGKTTPKEIRDFTGLRHSDISPYLRNLIEADLIVREVPVTDKRTSKRGRYYIADNFLAFWFRFIFPNLSRIEEGTFSVEEIRDSYDHYLGFVFEKVARQYLVKLNKAGELPFKFTKIGRWWHKNEEIDLLALNEWEKKALFGEVKWKKLSEREVRGILKDLERKSELVGLEGWEKHYGLVAKEIQNKSALKSEGWLVWDLEDFERLASPGRISYL, via the coding sequence ATGCCCCCATTTGTTGACAGAAGGGAGGAATTCAAGGCCCTTAAAGAGCGTTTAACGAGCAACAACTTTGAGCTTATCGTCATTTATGGGCGGAGGAGGGTGGGGAAGACTCGCCTTGTCCTCGAAGCCGTTAAAGACCTTCCCCACGTCTACTATCTGGCGGTTGAAGGCGACAATCTGAGGCACTTTCGAGAAACCGCTGAGAGAGTGTTTCCGGAAGTTAGATACTCTCGAGAAGATTGGGAGGGGACCCTACATGCCCTAAGAGGGAAAATCATTGTTATCGACGAGTTCCCGAACCTGATAAAGGAAAATCCTCAGATTCTCTCACTCCTCCAGAGGGTCATAGACTTGGACTTATCGAATTCTAACACCAAGATCGTTCTCCTTGGCTCCTCGGTAAGTATGATGACCGAGAAGGTTCTGAGCTACAAGAGCCCCCTCTACGGCAGGAGAACCGGCTCGATGAAGCTCAAACCAATGAACTTCTTTTCCCTCAAGGAGTTCTTTCCCAAAGCTAGTTGGGAGGAGCTCGTCGAGATCTATGGTATGACCGATGGAATTCCCTTCTACATAACCCAGGTTAAGCTCCCCTTCTGGAAGTGGCTGGAGGAAGAGCTTTCCAGCCCGGTGAGCTTCTTCAGGGACGAGGTGGATTTTCTCCTGAAGTACGAGTTCAGCGAGGTGAGCACCTACAAGAGAATTCTTGAGGCGATAGCCCTCGGAAAGACGACCCCCAAGGAGATAAGGGACTTCACAGGCCTGAGGCATTCGGATATAAGCCCCTACCTCAGGAATCTGATCGAGGCCGACCTAATAGTGAGGGAGGTGCCAGTTACCGATAAAAGGACATCAAAGAGAGGGCGCTACTATATTGCCGACAACTTCCTAGCTTTTTGGTTTAGATTCATCTTCCCGAACCTCTCGCGCATAGAGGAGGGGACGTTCAGCGTTGAGGAGATAAGGGACTCCTATGACCATTACCTTGGCTTTGTTTTTGAGAAGGTGGCGAGGCAGTATTTGGTAAAGCTCAATAAAGCCGGTGAACTTCCCTTTAAGTTCACTAAAATCGGCCGCTGGTGGCATAAAAATGAAGAGATCGATCTGCTCGCCCTGAATGAGTGGGAGAAAAAGGCTCTGTTCGGTGAGGTTAAGTGGAAGAAGCTTAGCGAGAGGGAAGTACGTGGAATTTTAAAGGATTTGGAGAGAAAAAGCGAGCTCGTTGGACTGGAAGGATGGGAAAAGCATTACGGTCTAGTGGCTAAGGAAATCCAGAATAAAAGTGCACTGAAAAGCGAGGGTTGGCTTGTATGGGATTTGGAGGATTTCGAAAGGCTTGCTTCTCCTGGGAGAATCTCCTACCTTTGA
- a CDS encoding ATP-binding protein yields the protein MEDLIVIQNPWWIEPSVIYEDERVKKALSQEPGIGYRFEQVNKILIGPRQVGKTTYMKLSIANLIEAGVDPRNILYFSCDLLKDYREIVSVVKSFLRSIKGRAYVFLDEVTFVDNWERAVKFLLDSPLASRMVLQVTGSTSAGLKKESFPGRNIKVEEFLPLDFRMVSLIFEPKLKNLELPHRFPRTSLEFYENALELYPYLDVLSGALNFYLSSGGYPRSIYESLEGGITSETYEMLYNATIFDVVKLGRSERIALPIILGLLRRYGDRITLNSIAKELEIGSHVTVRDYLELFEELFIGRNYFQIKLHDFTPLFRKERKFYFTDPLILQTFKRTFGIGPGIDRMIEGIVGEHLKRLYQTYFFSGSKEVDFVTPHFGVEVKWRGKVKPSDFPRVGIKEKILLSRDKLEFIESKNLAIIPVPLFLFQLQTSSSRIILRS from the coding sequence ATGGAGGACTTGATTGTCATACAAAATCCCTGGTGGATAGAGCCAAGTGTAATATACGAGGACGAACGTGTTAAAAAAGCCCTCTCCCAGGAACCTGGGATTGGCTACCGCTTTGAACAAGTAAACAAGATCTTAATAGGCCCGAGACAGGTCGGTAAGACTACCTACATGAAGCTCTCCATAGCAAACCTTATTGAAGCAGGAGTCGACCCAAGAAACATTCTCTACTTCTCGTGCGATCTCCTTAAAGACTATCGTGAGATAGTTTCCGTTGTCAAATCCTTTCTCCGTAGCATAAAGGGAAGGGCATACGTCTTTCTTGATGAGGTCACCTTCGTTGATAACTGGGAGCGAGCAGTTAAGTTCCTCCTTGATTCTCCTCTTGCCTCAAGGATGGTGCTTCAAGTTACGGGTTCGACTTCAGCTGGGCTAAAGAAGGAGAGCTTTCCTGGAAGGAATATAAAGGTTGAGGAATTCCTTCCTCTTGACTTCAGGATGGTTTCCCTTATCTTTGAACCAAAGCTAAAGAACCTCGAGCTTCCCCACAGGTTTCCAAGAACAAGTCTGGAATTCTACGAAAATGCTCTCGAACTCTATCCATATCTAGATGTCCTAAGCGGGGCACTAAACTTTTATCTCTCCTCTGGAGGTTATCCAAGGTCGATATATGAATCGCTGGAAGGTGGAATAACTTCGGAGACCTACGAGATGCTCTACAATGCAACAATTTTCGACGTCGTTAAGTTGGGGAGGAGTGAGAGAATAGCCCTCCCAATAATACTGGGTCTCCTGCGCCGTTATGGCGATAGGATAACTCTTAACTCCATAGCTAAAGAGCTTGAAATTGGCTCTCATGTTACCGTGAGGGACTACCTTGAGCTCTTTGAAGAGCTTTTCATTGGGCGAAACTATTTCCAAATTAAACTTCACGATTTCACTCCGCTGTTTCGAAAGGAGCGCAAGTTTTACTTTACGGATCCACTAATACTTCAAACTTTCAAGAGAACTTTTGGAATCGGACCTGGCATTGATAGGATGATCGAGGGGATAGTCGGTGAGCACTTAAAGCGACTCTATCAAACTTACTTCTTCAGCGGTTCCAAGGAGGTGGACTTTGTGACACCTCACTTTGGAGTTGAGGTGAAGTGGAGAGGTAAAGTTAAGCCCTCGGACTTTCCAAGGGTTGGGATAAAAGAGAAGATACTCCTCTCAAGGGACAAACTGGAGTTCATTGAAAGTAAAAACCTTGCAATAATTCCAGTTCCCCTATTCCTCTTCCAGCTTCAAACCTCGAGCTCTAGGATCATCTTAAGGTCATAG
- a CDS encoding ATP-binding protein: MRLGDLTYMNPWWEGREDYHVRRWREQRLHWRPKWLERLSLRPFSLNFVLGPRQVGKTTGIKLMIQELLKDNPPEAVLYINVEVLPSHHELLNLLREFQELKEKEGIKIGYVFLDEVTSLEGWWRGVKPLIDAGLLERDVITVTGSSSLRVRRDIELFPGRRGGGRIIEVMPLSFPEYLEIRGLKKPELHRGKVLKLFEEYLTTGGFPGAINGLPMDDLLGAYIGDIVRFGKSLEIAKETFAAVIRSAPSATSFRTLAGMTSGYSYKVVQDYIEFFTELYILGIAYLKQGNQIMYKREKKFFFRDPLLARLFALWSGTELREDALYEWIVQEHLYRCFGEVYYYRNSYEIDAIAGNLKVEVKAGKAHRKYPKNVRVLEKEDVPFFLLELTHEGTSRF; the protein is encoded by the coding sequence ATGAGGCTGGGCGATCTCACCTACATGAACCCCTGGTGGGAAGGGAGAGAGGACTACCACGTGAGGCGCTGGAGGGAACAGAGGTTACACTGGCGGCCGAAATGGCTGGAAAGGCTTTCGCTTAGGCCGTTCTCACTTAACTTCGTCCTCGGCCCGAGGCAGGTTGGAAAAACGACGGGAATAAAGCTCATGATCCAGGAACTCCTGAAAGATAACCCACCCGAGGCCGTTCTCTACATCAACGTCGAGGTTCTTCCAAGCCACCACGAGCTCTTAAACCTCCTCCGTGAGTTCCAGGAGCTTAAAGAGAAGGAAGGCATCAAGATAGGATATGTCTTTCTCGACGAAGTGACTTCCCTTGAGGGCTGGTGGCGCGGGGTTAAACCGCTCATAGATGCTGGCCTTCTAGAGAGGGATGTGATTACGGTTACGGGCTCAAGCTCCCTGAGGGTCAGGAGGGACATTGAACTCTTTCCGGGCAGGAGAGGGGGCGGAAGGATCATAGAGGTCATGCCCCTTTCCTTTCCAGAGTACTTAGAAATTAGGGGACTCAAGAAGCCGGAACTTCACAGGGGGAAAGTCCTGAAGCTCTTCGAAGAGTATCTGACTACCGGCGGATTCCCGGGAGCAATAAACGGCCTTCCAATGGATGATCTCCTCGGGGCGTATATAGGAGATATTGTCCGCTTTGGTAAGAGTCTTGAGATAGCGAAGGAAACCTTTGCGGCGGTGATAAGGAGCGCTCCCTCGGCGACGAGCTTTAGGACTCTGGCCGGAATGACCTCCGGCTACTCCTACAAGGTGGTTCAGGACTATATAGAGTTTTTCACCGAGCTTTACATCCTTGGGATAGCCTATCTCAAGCAGGGAAATCAGATCATGTATAAGCGTGAGAAGAAGTTCTTCTTCCGTGATCCTCTCTTGGCGAGGCTCTTTGCGCTGTGGAGTGGGACAGAGCTGAGGGAAGATGCCCTCTACGAGTGGATCGTTCAAGAGCATCTATACCGTTGTTTTGGGGAGGTTTACTACTACCGGAACTCCTACGAGATCGATGCGATAGCAGGAAATCTTAAGGTAGAGGTAAAGGCCGGAAAGGCTCATAGGAAGTACCCGAAAAACGTAAGGGTGCTGGAGAAGGAGGATGTACCCTTCTTTCTGCTTGAACTTACTCATGAGGGTACTTCTCGATTTTAA
- a CDS encoding ATP-binding protein, protein MAVKIVKLIRHNPWWKGEGWEAEDPDLSKVPKGDRIPRRTVRLKNGEITLIRGVRRAGKSFYLKTIIESLVREVDPLKVVYIPCDRFTKREVKGFIDELRRRHGEICLFLDEITYLKDWRLLLKELGEEGITTVATGSNPVELKKESELLPGRGIEGNEYYFNPLNFREFARYMNDRFPDVAFTYRNPEVDKILPWFEELDGLFYAYLQTGGFPEAVLEFRKKGRVSEERYEEFIRLVLGEIAKSGKSEEIAREILETVLNLKGNRVDYVSIAKKVGVSHPTVREYLSTLESARLIYTLEAWDVSKKHHAHRKEKKIVFQSPLIALSLAKYIGEDPFEFLEENIEWLVEGTVATHVIWSLEEPIIREKHSFAGFYYDSSKECDIVIKEGGKFFGIEVKYGEVKRKRYPFQTIYISKDEVGEDVYPVSLYLYGLEKSGRSI, encoded by the coding sequence ATGGCAGTTAAGATAGTTAAGCTCATCAGGCACAATCCCTGGTGGAAGGGCGAAGGGTGGGAGGCAGAAGACCCGGACCTCTCAAAGGTACCTAAAGGAGATAGGATACCTCGTAGGACGGTGAGATTGAAAAATGGGGAAATAACTCTTATACGGGGCGTTAGGAGGGCTGGAAAGAGCTTTTATCTCAAGACTATCATAGAGTCTCTCGTGAGGGAAGTTGACCCCTTAAAGGTGGTTTACATCCCCTGCGACCGCTTCACGAAGAGGGAAGTTAAGGGCTTCATAGACGAGCTGAGGAGGAGGCACGGTGAAATATGTCTCTTCCTCGACGAGATAACGTACCTCAAAGACTGGAGGCTTCTCTTGAAGGAACTTGGCGAGGAAGGCATCACAACAGTCGCCACTGGCTCAAACCCGGTTGAGCTCAAGAAAGAGAGCGAGCTACTCCCAGGGAGGGGAATAGAGGGCAATGAGTACTACTTCAACCCCCTCAACTTCAGGGAGTTCGCCCGCTACATGAACGACCGATTTCCCGATGTTGCTTTTACTTACAGGAACCCTGAGGTGGATAAGATTCTTCCCTGGTTCGAGGAGCTGGATGGTCTGTTTTATGCCTACCTCCAGACTGGTGGCTTTCCGGAGGCGGTGCTCGAGTTCAGGAAAAAGGGTAGGGTGAGCGAGGAGCGCTACGAGGAGTTCATAAGGCTCGTCCTGGGCGAAATCGCGAAATCTGGAAAGAGCGAGGAGATAGCCAGGGAAATTCTTGAGACAGTTCTCAATCTGAAGGGCAACAGGGTGGACTACGTGAGCATAGCTAAGAAAGTTGGAGTTTCGCATCCAACGGTTAGGGAGTATCTCTCGACCCTCGAGAGCGCAAGGTTAATTTATACTCTCGAAGCTTGGGACGTCTCAAAGAAGCACCACGCCCACAGGAAGGAGAAGAAGATAGTCTTCCAGAGCCCACTGATAGCTTTGTCCCTGGCGAAGTATATAGGAGAGGATCCCTTTGAGTTTCTTGAGGAAAACATCGAGTGGCTGGTTGAGGGAACTGTTGCCACACACGTTATATGGTCCCTTGAAGAACCAATAATCCGGGAGAAGCACTCGTTTGCTGGCTTTTACTACGATTCAAGCAAGGAGTGTGACATTGTGATAAAAGAGGGCGGGAAGTTCTTCGGGATTGAGGTCAAGTACGGCGAGGTCAAGCGGAAGAGGTATCCCTTCCAGACCATATACATCTCGAAGGACGAAGTTGGCGAGGACGTGTATCCCGTTTCCCTCTACCTCTACGGGCTGGAGAAAAGCGGGAGGTCAATATGA
- a CDS encoding ATP-binding protein — protein sequence MRIRKFVNREKELETLERLYGREGFTLVLVTGRRRIGKSRLVREFLKGKNAISVQFEKRLWEYNLKKLNKAIGEHFGIPAPNFSTFSDAFHFIASQSRERLIVFLDEFSYLLRYSEVEAEFQSIIDEILQESNIMLILSASSVGLLKRSFFEYSSPLYGRSDVTLNLQPLGFKHIFEWFEDISPEDAVKVYAVTSGVPRYLELFEGRNVDEEIKANFFDPNAFLFREAKELLEEEFREPETYYTLLEAIAKGKTRVNEIAQHAFLEPKNTARYLRILEDLGILKRELPVGRKAKRGIYRFKDLYFAFWFRFVAPYFEEIESGFPEGALEDFNANFNRYLGYAFEEIAKQFLIEINRAGKLPFKFTKIGRWWHKNEEIDLVALNERGKGALFVEVKWKDLSEREAKRILKDLERKSRLVGLEGWEKWHGLVAKGIEGKEELREEGFLVWDLGDFEIF from the coding sequence ATGAGGATTCGAAAATTTGTCAACCGCGAGAAGGAGCTCGAAACCCTGGAAAGGCTTTACGGGAGAGAAGGTTTTACTCTCGTCCTCGTTACTGGTAGGAGAAGGATCGGGAAGAGCAGGCTTGTTAGAGAGTTTTTAAAGGGAAAAAATGCCATAAGTGTTCAGTTCGAAAAGAGGCTCTGGGAGTACAATTTGAAGAAGCTTAACAAGGCTATAGGAGAACACTTTGGGATTCCAGCTCCAAACTTCTCCACCTTCAGTGATGCCTTCCACTTTATCGCCTCTCAGTCTAGGGAAAGGCTCATCGTATTCCTCGACGAGTTCTCCTACCTGCTCCGGTATTCTGAGGTGGAAGCCGAGTTCCAGAGTATAATTGATGAGATACTCCAGGAGAGCAATATTATGTTGATCCTCTCTGCTTCATCTGTTGGCCTGCTTAAGAGGAGCTTTTTCGAATACTCAAGCCCGCTCTACGGGAGGAGCGATGTCACACTGAACCTCCAGCCCTTAGGCTTCAAGCATATCTTCGAGTGGTTTGAGGATATCTCACCAGAGGACGCCGTGAAAGTCTATGCAGTAACCTCCGGCGTTCCCCGCTACCTTGAGCTTTTCGAGGGAAGGAATGTTGATGAAGAAATCAAGGCCAACTTCTTCGACCCAAACGCCTTCCTCTTCCGCGAGGCCAAAGAGCTGCTTGAAGAGGAGTTTAGGGAGCCTGAAACGTACTACACCCTGCTTGAGGCGATAGCTAAGGGAAAGACGAGGGTGAACGAGATAGCTCAGCATGCCTTCCTTGAGCCCAAGAATACAGCAAGATACTTGAGGATACTTGAAGATCTTGGAATACTAAAGAGGGAGCTTCCCGTTGGGAGGAAGGCGAAGAGGGGTATCTACCGCTTTAAAGATTTGTATTTTGCTTTCTGGTTTAGGTTTGTCGCCCCTTACTTCGAGGAGATAGAGAGCGGCTTCCCAGAAGGTGCGCTGGAAGACTTTAACGCAAACTTCAACCGCTACCTAGGCTACGCTTTCGAAGAGATAGCTAAGCAGTTTTTAATCGAAATCAACCGAGCTGGAAAGCTTCCCTTTAAGTTCACTAAAATCGGTCGCTGGTGGCATAAAAACGAGGAGATAGATCTCGTTGCTTTGAACGAGCGGGGGAAGGGGGCTTTGTTCGTGGAAGTGAAGTGGAAAGATTTGAGCGAGAGGGAAGCTAAGAGAATTTTGAAGGACTTGGAGAGGAAATCTAGATTGGTTGGACTGGAAGGGTGGGAGAAGTGGCATGGATTGGTTGCTAAGGGGATTGAGGGGAAGGAGGAACTTAGAGAAGAGGGTTTTCTGGTCTGGGACTTGGGGGATTTTGAAATATTTTAG